In one Bos mutus isolate GX-2022 chromosome 19, NWIPB_WYAK_1.1, whole genome shotgun sequence genomic region, the following are encoded:
- the TEKT1 gene encoding tektin-1 — translation MAKLLQQPPKFLRAEWQIANKNQYHRAEAQRSRSECLVAESQRLVDEIEKTTRKSQSDVNKKLEQRLEEVRFWKKELDDKLEQLVYATEDLLLYQTRLQKALESFKEPLHITEKCLEYREKRVGIDLVHDEVEQELIKEHEIIRGVMTLLTRTLEETCEQIRLNRSAKYNLEKDLRDKFTAITIDDICFSLNNNSPNIKYSENVVRVEPNSVSLEDWLDFSNTNVEKADKQRNNSLTLKALVDRILFQTASDLRRQCDVVDTAFKNGLKETKDARDKLALHLDKVMEEIASQEKNIVVLEKAILDQEGPAKVAHTRLETRTHRPNVELCRDVAQYRLIKEVDEITHNVARLKETLAQAHVELKGLNRRQLALQEEIQIKENTIYIDEVLCMPMRKSIPPRDGDDHGEWAGGSHPEAVC, via the exons ATGGCCAAACTACTACAACAGCCACCCAAGTTCTTGCGCGCAGAGTGGCAAATTGCTAACAAAAACCAGTACCACAGAGCAGAAGCCCAAAGGTCCCGGTCTGAATGCCTGGTAGCAGAAAGCCAGAGACTTGTGGATGAAATTGAAAAGACCACAAGAAAATCTCAAAGCGATGTGAATAAGAAACTAG AACAGAGACTTGAGGAAGTCAGGTTCTGGAAGAAGGAGTTAGATGACAAACTTGAGCAGCTGGTGTATGCAACTGAAGATCTACTCCTCTATCAGACCAGATTGCAGAAAGCCCTCGAGAGCTTTAAAGAGCCCTTGCACATCACAGAGAAATGCTTGGAATACAG GGAGAAGCGGGTTGGCATTGACCTGGTCCATGATGAGGTGGAACAGGAGCTGATCAAGGAACATGAGATCATCCGGGGAGTAATGACCCTGCTGACCCGCACCCTGGAGGAGACATGCGAGCAAATCAG GTTAAACCGCTCTGCCAAGTACAATCTTGAAAAGGATTTGAGGGACAAGTTTACAGCCATAACCATTGATGATATCTGCTTCTCACTCAACAACAACTCACCAAACATCAAGTATTCTGAGAACGTCGTGAGGGTTGAACCAAA CTCCGTGAGTCTGGAAGACTGGCtggacttctccaacaccaacgtGGAGAAGGCTGACAAGCAGAGGAACAACTCCCTGACGCTGAAGGCCCTGGTGGACCGAATCCTGTTCCAGACAGCCAGTGACCTGCGCAGGCAGTGTGATGTGGTGGACACCGCCTTCAAGAACGGGCTGAAGGAGACCAAGGACGCCAGGGACAAACTGGCTCTTCATCTGGACAAG GTCATGGAAGAGATCGCCTCCCAGGAGAAGAACATTGTGGTTCTTGAAAAAGCCATCCTCGACCAAGAAGGGCCTGCCAAGGTGGCTCACACACGCCTGGAGACCAGGACACACCGGCCTAACGTGGAGCTGTGTCGAGATGTTGCACAGTACAGGCTGATCAAAGAGGTCGATGAGATCACCCACAATGTTGCAAG ATTGAAGGAAACACTAGCCCAAGCTCACGTAGAGTTGAAAGGCCTGAATCGCAGGCAGTTGGCCCTGCAGGAGGAGATCCAGATCAAGGAGAACACCATCTACATCGACGAGGTGCTGTGTATGCCCATGAGAAAGTCCATCCCGCCTCGGGACGGGGATGACCACGGGGAGTGGGCGGGGGGCTCCCATCCCGAGGCTGTCTGCTGA